A genomic segment from Aspergillus puulaauensis MK2 DNA, chromosome 1, nearly complete sequence encodes:
- a CDS encoding putative adenosine deaminase (COG:F;~EggNog:ENOG410PHW9;~InterPro:IPR001365,IPR032466;~PFAM:PF00962;~go_function: GO:0019239 - deaminase activity [Evidence IEA]), with protein MDRLSKPVDSHFTRSLPKIELHAHLSGSISRQCLHEIWLQKKARDPAFDVEDPWVVMPPGKVDFSLNTFFQTFNQSIYHLVNDLESVAYATTSVLQSFLDDSVRYLELRTIPRDASDSSFTREEYLSTVLDTVATFKSRNPNQISIYLILGMDRGQLTNHSKHAHEIVDLAIANQVRGVVGVDVCGNPTKGDISLCREAFVKAKEHGLGLTVHFAEVHSVGLREELQTLLSFNPDRLGHVIHVPEDIKREIARRQLGLELCISCNVHAKMFDGGFLDHHFGYWRHEECPIILCTDDVGFFCSPVSNEYSLAAEHFQLNRTDVLNISRKAINAIFGGEKEKERLRELLDEFGFAHN; from the exons ATGGATCGTCTCTCGAAACCAGTGGATTCCCACTTTACCCGATCGCTCCCAAAGATCGAA CTACATGCTCATCTAAGCGGCAGCATCAGTCGCCAATGTCTTCATGAGATATGGCTTCAGAAAAAGGCGCGCGATCCAGCCTTCGACGTAGAAGACCCATGGGTGGTGATGCCACCGGGGAAGGTGGACTTTTCTCTCAACAC TTTCTTCCAGACATTCAACCAATCTATTTACCACCTGGTCAACGACCTCGAAAGCGTCGCGTATGCCACGACCTCAGTGCTTCAGAGCTTCCTTGATGATAGTGTTCGCTATCTCGAGCTCCGCACCATTCCTCGCGATGCATCAGATTCTTCTTTCACCCGAGAGGAATATCTCTCCACCGTTCTCGATACTGTCGCCACATTCAAATCTCGGAATCCCAACcagatatctatatacctCATCCTCGGCATGGACCGAGGCCAGCTTACGAACCATTCCAAACATGCCCATGAAATTGTTGATCtagccatcgccaaccaaGTTCGAGGCGTTGTTGGCGTCGACGTTTGCGGGAACCCAACGAAAGGTGATATTTCACTTTGTCGAGAGGCGTTCGTTAAAGCCAAAGAACATGGTCTTGGTCTTACCGTACACTTCGCTGAGGTGCACTCTGTCGGACTTCGTGAGGAGCTGCAAACGCTACTCTCTTTTAACCCAGATCGCTTAGGCCATGTTATCCATGTCCCTGAGGATATCAAACGAGAAATTGCACGCAGACAACTGGGATTAGAACTGTGCATATCATGCAATGTCCACGCGAAAATGTTTGATGGAGGGTTCCTCGATCATCATTTTGGGTATTGGAGGCATGAGGAGTGTCCAATCATCCTTTGC ACCGACGATGTGGGCTTTTTCTGCAGCCCTGTCTCGAATGAGTACAGCCTGGCCGCGGAGCATTTTCAACTGAACCGAACTGATGTTCTCAACATTTCCCGAAAAGCTATTAATGCAATATTTGggggggagaaagaaaaggagcGTCTTAGAGAGCTTTTGGATGAATTTGGATTTGCGCATAACTAA